Part of the Mycolicibacterium thermoresistibile genome, AGGCGGCGACCTCGATTACCCGAACTCCTTTGAGAATGTCAGTCACTGGCCAGCCTCCAGGGGATAGGCGATCGTCTTGGTCTCGAGGTACTGTTCGAAACCCTCATGGCCGTTCTGGCGGCCGATACCGCTCATCTTGTACCCCCCGAACGGCGCGTCGGCACCGTAGTACAGGCTGTTGTTGATCATCAGCGACCCGGTGCGGATCCGGCGGGCGACGGCCATCGCGCGATCGTCGGGGCCCATGACCGCGCCGGCCAGGCCGTAGGTCGAGTTGTTCGCCAGCTCGACAGCGGCGTCGTCACCGCCGTTGTACGGCGTGATCGACAGCACCGGCCCGAAGATCTCCTCCTGGAAGATCGTGTGGTGCGGTTCGACGTCGGCGACCACCGTCGGCGCCACGAAGTAGCCGCGGTCCAGCCCCTCGGGCACCCCGCCGCCCACGGTGATCCGGCCCCCTTCGCGCTTGGCGATCTCGATGTAGTTGAGCACCCGGTCGCGCTGTCTGGCCGACACCAGCGGCCCGCAGAACGTGTTCGGGTCCGCCGGGTCACCGACGGCCAGCGAACCGAACGTCGCACTCGCCACCTCGGCGGCCTGGTCGTAGATCGACCGCGGCACCAGCATGCGGGTGGCCAGCGCGCACCCCTGACCCGAATGCATCAGCGCGCCAACGCATCCCGGTAGTGCAGCCTCCAGATCCGCGCCCTCGCGCACCAGGTACGCCGACTTGCCGCCCAATTCGAGCATGGTGCGCTTCATCGTGTCCGCGCCCAGCCGCTGGATCAGCTTGCCGACCGCCGTCGACCCGGTGAACGACACCATGTCCACGCGCGGATCGGTGGCCAGCACCTGCGCGATGCTGTTGTCCGACGTCGGCACGATGTTCACCACGCCCGGCGGGATGTCGGTCTTCTCGGCGATGATCCGGCACCAGCGCAGCGCGCTCCACGGCGTCTCCATCGCGGGCTTGAGCACCACCGAGTTCCCGGTGGCCAGGGCCTGGCCGAGCTTGTTGCTGATGATCTCGAACGGGAAGTTCCACTGCGTGATCGCCCCGACGACGCCCACCGGCTCCTTGACGACCTTGCGGTGATACGGCGCCCCCATCAGGGCCGCGTCGGGCAGCGGACGCTCCCAGGCGAACTCCGAGATGTAGTTGGCCGGCCACCGGATCGCGTCGGCCAGCGGCCACTCCAGCTGGGCGATGAACGTCATGCCCACGGTGGCGCCGACCTCGGCGATCAACTCGGCGCGGATGTCCTCCTTCTCCTCCTGCAGCGCGTCGTGCAGCTGCAGCAGGCAGCGCCGGCGGAACTCGTGGTTGGTCGACCAGTCGGTGGTGTCGAACGCCCGGCGGGCCGCGGCGATCGCCTGCTCCATGTCGTCGGCGCCGACGTCGGTCGCGGTCCCCAGCACCTCCTCGGTTGCCGGGTTGATGTTGTCAACCGTCTTCCCTGTCCGCGACTCCCGCAACTCACCGTCGATGTAGAGCCTGGTCTCGGGGTTGAACTGCACGCTGGTGGCGACCGGCGAAGCCGTCATTGGCACTCCCCCTCGCTGGACTGTCGTCGCGCGCTAGTGTACCTCTTATAGATAATTGTTTAGCTGATTCGGGAGGTGACGCAGTGCCAGCTGCCGTCGACGGCGCCGTCAAGCGTAGCGATTACGTGTCCGACGTGGCCCAGTTTCGGCAGGATCTCCGGCAGTACCTGCGGCGGCTGGACTACGCCGACGTCTGGCGGTCCGCCGCGTCCACCACCGCGGAGGACGGACTCGCCCACGACGCGACCGTGATGGCCAGCCTGTACGCCGACGGCTGGAACCGCTACGGCTGGCCGGAGGAGGCCGGCGGGCTCGGCGGCACCGAGATTCACCGCGCGGTGCTCTACGAGGAGCTCGGCCAGGCGATGCTGCCGATTCCCGCCCAGGCCTGGACGCTCGAGGTGATCGCACCGTCGGTGCTGAAGTTCGCACCGCACCTGGCGAGCCGGTTCCTGCCGAACTACCTCAACGGCTCCGAGTGGTGGGGCCAGGGCTTCTCCGAACCCGAGTCCGGCAGCGACCTGGCCTCGCTGCGCACCCGCGCCACCGTTGACGGCGACGGGTTCGTCGTCAACGGCCAGAAGATCTGGACCAGCCAGGGCGCCACCGCCAAGCGGCTGCTCGTGCTGGTGCGCACCGGCACCCCGGAGAGCCGCCACCGCGGCCTGTCCATGCTGCTCATCGACACCGACACCCCCGGCCTCACCGTGCGTCCGATCGCGCTGGCCAGCGGCCGCCGGGAACTGGCCGAGGTGTTCTTCGACGACGTGCGGGTGCCCACGGACCGGCTGATCGGCGAGGTCGGCGGCGGGTGGGCCGTGACGATGTTCCTCATGCAGTACGAGCGCGGCATGTACGGCTACGCGGCGCTGAACAAATCGCTGATGGAGCTGAGCCGGGTGCGCGAGTACATGGTCGAGCGCGCCGTCGGGCAGTCCGCGTGGGAGAAGTTCGCGCGGGTGTACGTCGAGGTCATCACCGCCCAGGCGCGCGCTGCCAGCAACGTGCGGAGGCTGGCCGCGGGTGAGGCGATCGGCCCCGAGAGCAGCATCGACAAGCTGCTGTTCAGCGAGGCCGAGCGCGACGTCAACGACCTGATCATGGACATCGCACGCGACCACATCATGGTCGACCCCCTCGGCGCCGACCCCGCCGAACTCGACACCGTCCGCGCCGAATGGTGGTACTCACGCGCCGCCACGATCATGGGCGGCACCGCCGAGGTGCAGCGCGGGATCATCGCCGACCACCTGCTCGGACTGCCGAAGGAGAAGCGCGCATGACGGCCTCGCAAGTCGACGAGTCGTGGCCGATGGTCGAGGAGGCGGTGTTCCGCCTGTTCGACGAGATCGCAGCCAAACAGGATCACGTCGCCATCGATCCCCTGCTCTCCGAATTGGGTTGGGCCGACATTGAATCCGAGTATCCGGTGGAGGCGTGCGCACTGTTGTTCCGCGCCCAGGGCCGCTCCCTCGCGCTGACCGACGCACTCGACCGCGTCATGATCGCCGAGATGGCCTCGCTGGTCGAGGAACCCGTCGACTGCGTCGTGCTGCCCGCGCTGGCACAGGCCTCGGTGCCCAGCTCCAACGAGGGGCAGGTGAAGGGGATCGTGCTCGGCCCGCTGCGCGGGCGGGTGCTGGTCCCGGTGTCCGGTGCGATGGGCACGGTGTCGGCGACGGTCGTCGACGCCGATCAGCTGCGCGCCACACGCCTAAACACGTTCGACAGCTCCGTCGTCTGGACCCGCGTGGAAGGCGCCACCGACGGTGAGTTGGTCGACGCCTCGACCGAGTGGGCCCGCG contains:
- a CDS encoding aldehyde dehydrogenase family protein, translated to MTASPVATSVQFNPETRLYIDGELRESRTGKTVDNINPATEEVLGTATDVGADDMEQAIAAARRAFDTTDWSTNHEFRRRCLLQLHDALQEEKEDIRAELIAEVGATVGMTFIAQLEWPLADAIRWPANYISEFAWERPLPDAALMGAPYHRKVVKEPVGVVGAITQWNFPFEIISNKLGQALATGNSVVLKPAMETPWSALRWCRIIAEKTDIPPGVVNIVPTSDNSIAQVLATDPRVDMVSFTGSTAVGKLIQRLGADTMKRTMLELGGKSAYLVREGADLEAALPGCVGALMHSGQGCALATRMLVPRSIYDQAAEVASATFGSLAVGDPADPNTFCGPLVSARQRDRVLNYIEIAKREGGRITVGGGVPEGLDRGYFVAPTVVADVEPHHTIFQEEIFGPVLSITPYNGGDDAAVELANNSTYGLAGAVMGPDDRAMAVARRIRTGSLMINNSLYYGADAPFGGYKMSGIGRQNGHEGFEQYLETKTIAYPLEAGQ
- a CDS encoding acyl-CoA dehydrogenase family protein: MPAAVDGAVKRSDYVSDVAQFRQDLRQYLRRLDYADVWRSAASTTAEDGLAHDATVMASLYADGWNRYGWPEEAGGLGGTEIHRAVLYEELGQAMLPIPAQAWTLEVIAPSVLKFAPHLASRFLPNYLNGSEWWGQGFSEPESGSDLASLRTRATVDGDGFVVNGQKIWTSQGATAKRLLVLVRTGTPESRHRGLSMLLIDTDTPGLTVRPIALASGRRELAEVFFDDVRVPTDRLIGEVGGGWAVTMFLMQYERGMYGYAALNKSLMELSRVREYMVERAVGQSAWEKFARVYVEVITAQARAASNVRRLAAGEAIGPESSIDKLLFSEAERDVNDLIMDIARDHIMVDPLGADPAELDTVRAEWWYSRAATIMGGTAEVQRGIIADHLLGLPKEKRA
- a CDS encoding acyl-CoA dehydrogenase family protein, with the protein product MTASQVDESWPMVEEAVFRLFDEIAAKQDHVAIDPLLSELGWADIESEYPVEACALLFRAQGRSLALTDALDRVMIAEMASLVEEPVDCVVLPALAQASVPSSNEGQVKGIVLGPLRGRVLVPVSGAMGTVSATVVDADQLRATRLNTFDSSVVWTRVEGATDGELVDASTEWARAVAAAHRALATELIALADRALQIAVEHVSVRVQFGSPIGSLQSPRHLLAAAAAKLEGARALLDDSWHYGGVLSAQVAKVSAGRAHRAVSDAVLQVCGAVGLTAEHDLHRYVRRGMQIDSLCGSYRQLESLLADRLSAIYAPGRALPAIINVN